Sequence from the Segatella copri genome:
ATGGTTGATACGTGCGAAGATATCATAGTTGGTAGAACTCTCGTTAGTGTTTGAACCATGACGGTTCTCGAAACGAGTACCGAAGTTTACGCTGAATGTCAAATCCTTAGAGAGGAAGAAGTCCATGTTGGCACGGAAAGCGTAACGGTTGTAGCCTGGGCTTGAAGAGTTACCGTAGGTATCCTGGCTGAGGTTCTTGATCAGAGAACCCTGGTTGTAGATTTCACCAGAGACATAGTAGCGCATACGTTTCGTACCACCACGTACACTTACATTGTAGCGCTGAGAAGGAGCCCAGTTGTTGAGCACCTCATCATACCAGTCTACATTAGGATAGAGAAGCGCATCAGCACCAGTCAACTCGCCGGCGCAGCTCTTGCGGTACATCTCGATATCAGAAGCTGAATACTGTGATGGAAGACCATCATTCTTCAAAGCCTCCTCGAGGAGAGTAACAGAGTCATAAGAGTTCAGATAGTGAGGCTTACGGGTTGGGGTACCCCACATGAAATTGCTTGTCAAGCTAACCTCTGGCTTCATATCCTTACCACGCTTGGTAGTAACAAGGATGACACCATTCGCACCACGCACACCATAAACGGCTGTAGCAGAAGCATCCTTCAATACAGAGATGCTCTCGATATCATCAGGAGCCACCTGAGAGAAAGCACGCTCTACACCATCTACCATGACCAATGGAGCACCGTCGCCAGCGAAGGTTGCACGACCACGGATGTTGATGGTAGCGTCATCGGCACCAGGAGCACCAGAAACCTGAGTTGTTACGACACCAGGAATCTTACCGGCAATAGCCTGCGTAACGTTGGCTGTAGGAGTATTCAAGAGGTCGTCTGAACTAACCTGAGAGATAGCACCTACGACACTCTCTTTCTTCTGATGACCGTAACCAACGACTACGACCTCATTGATTTTCTGACTTTCGTCCTTGAGAACCACCTTGATATTACGCTGATTGCCTACACGGATGTTCTGAGCAACCATACCGATATAAGAGATTTTCAAAGTAGCGTTCTCGTTCTTCACCTGAATCTTGAAGTTACCGTCGAAATCAGTAACAACACCATTGGTTGTCAATGCTTCCATAACAGTAGCACCGATGATAGGCTCACCCGATTCATCTGACACATTACCTGATACGGTAACCTGTGCTGATGCTCCTAAAGTAAGGAGCACCAGTGTCAGGGTCAAGAATAACTTATGCAATATGTTATTGTTCATTGTTTATTCTATTTTGGTTATTATTCTGCAAAGTTAGTATTGAACCATGGATATGTTCTAACCTGCTTGATAACTTGATAAGACTTTTCATTTGTCAAGAAGACATAAAGCGGTTTACCCTCAAGTCCATCAACAAAGAAAGACATCTGAGGCAAAGACTCTCCCTGAGCTGTCACAACATCAGCTGTCATATCAACTCTATCACCAACACGTTTGAAATCAAGAGTAACAGTAGCACCATTAATATCTGTCTTCCAAGTATCCCAATTGTAGGTAGCTGTTACATTATCTCCATTCGTTGGTATATTAGCTCCCCATGTCCAAGCATCTGCTCTACAAACTGCATACTCTAAATATCCAGCCTCACCAAAAGGAGTGTTTGTGAATGCAACTACATAATTTTCCCAATTCTCTCCACCTGCAGTTGTATTGACAAATTGAATTGTCAAACGTGAACGCTCTGCAGAAAGGTCATACATTTCAGATTTCTTATCAAAGAATGCTGAAGAATTATCATCAGAACCGATTGTATATGCACCATCTTTATAATTAACAGATGTATAAGTCTCGGCCTTTTCAAATGTCAAGAATGACTTTTCTAGAGTTACAAAAGTACCCCATTCTTCTGTAGGAGCTTCCTTTTGAGTATCAAATGTACAAACTGGTAGTTTAGAACCACTTGCAGTTGTCACATATTGTTCAACATGGAACATTTTACCAGTACGAGTAACATAAAGGTCTACTGTTGCTCCCTTCATATCAGCAATCCATGAATCCCAATTATAACTTGCAGAAACGCCTTGAGCATCGCCATCGAGGAGTGAACCCCAACTCCAAGCATCACCACGACATATCTCATATTCAATATATCCATTATCGCCAAAAGCTACACCATTTGTTATGGCAAGAACCCATGTTTCATAATTTTTTGCAGCATTATTATTGCAAGTAAAACGGTAATGAACAGTACCATTACCTTTCATTTGAATATTTGGAGTTTTAGGATCAAAGAATCCGGAACTAAAATCTTCATTACCGATAGATTCTTGTTCTTTCCAAATGAAACCGCTACCTCCATTACCTCCAATGGTCTTGTTCCAGTCTTTCTCTTCCATCATGTTACGGATCAGGGTAACATTGTCGATAGATACGGTGTTGGTCTCTTCGGCTGTCAACTTGCTGTCTCCACCTATATATATATAAGGTAAAGAGTTGATGGAATCAACCAAAGTCTTGTACTTGAAAGAAGTAGCACTTGATGATGTCTGATAACCGGAAAGGCTCTTCTTACCATCTACGTAGAGCTGGTAACCTTCAGTAGAAAGCTGAAGGGCTACGAAATGCCACTCATTAGGAGAGAGAATACCTGTCTTCACAGAAGCAGGATCATTCTCATTCAGGTTCAAACTCTGCAACTGGGTAGGCTTGTTGTAAACCACCTGACCATTGGCAGTGATATAGAAGTGAGCACTGATATCATTACCAGCAGCATCCTTCTCATCTGAACCAAATGAGACAAGAGGTCGGGTCAAGTCAACATCTGCGACTGTTCCGTCCTCAGCTACGGCTGCATCAATCTTTACAGCGAAAGTGATGGCAGCGCCATTTTGCAACTTCACACCATTGAAAGGATTGGCAATCTTGGCACCACCCTTACCATTGATGTGCAATACATTACTTGCGAGGGTCTCATCATTGGTCACCTCACATGACTCATCGTGACTTATCATGTCTGAATACTCAGGTTTCTCTTCTGAATACTCAAAGTCATAAGTTGCCACTGTTGCCTTAGATGGGTAAATCTGTCCGCCAGCAGGATCGTCCTGTCGGCCCCAGTCATCACCACAAGCAGTGAAACTTAATGCCACCATGATAGCACAAGCAAACGAAAGTAAAGTTTTTCTTAACTTCATAACTTAACGCCTTTAGGTTGTTTGTTTACTATTCAAATAGGTTATTTAAAATTCTTAAATCCTTTTTCAGTGGCAAAAGTACAATTAATCGGATTATATAGGGTGGACAATTGGGTTTTATAGGTGGACAAAACACATAAACAGTGGATTTTTAAGGATATTACGTGCTTATCCACCAGTTGTGTACCCACACACACAAAACAAGGGGTTACTTGACTTATATCAAGTAACCCCTCGGTTTTATTTTATTTGCTTAACAAATTATCACATCCAGGAACATTATTTCTCCGAAGAATCCAAGGAGAACTATCCCATATCTGAACCCTGAGAATCCAACTGATCCTTATATGCAGTCGGCGAGATGCCAAACTGCTTGGTGAAGCAACGGGTGAAATACTTCGGATCGTTGAAGCCTACACGGTAGGCTATCTCCGTGATATTTCGGTTGGAAGTTTTATCAGCCATCATCTTGCGCGAGATGTCGAGACGGTAGTTGCGGATAAACTGGGCTGTTGGCAAACCTGTCTCCTTGGAGAGATTCTTGCTCAGTACACTGCGTGATATACCCAAGGCATCTGCCAGTTCCTGAACTCCGAACTCAGAATTATCGTAATTCTTCTCCATCACATCCATCACTTCTTCCATGAATGGACGCGTATTCTCCTCTACCATCTTCCTGTCAGCCTCAATGCTCTTTATCTGACTGTCCTGATAACGCTTCTGGTTCTGCAGAATCATCTGGATGCGACTCTGCAGCTTTTCTGGTTCATCACTTTCCTTCATCGCTGCCTCGATAGGACGGTACAAAGCCTCAACTTCCTCTTCGCGCATCTTGTTGAGACGGCGCACATAAGCATATTGGAGCAAGGCAATGATACCTATTATAATAAGGGTAACAAACCACCAGCTCTTCCAGAAATAAGGAGTAATCTGAACTTCTACAGAGATCACCTGCTCCTTGTCGGAATTGATAGATGGGATATATTTCACCTCAAACTTATAGTCTCCAGCCGGCAGAGTGGAATAACGCACACTATGCTGACCAGCCTTGAGCTGAACCCACTCATTCTCGTATCCCTTCATGCGATAAAGGTACACGCCCTGTGTCTCGCTGCCATAATTGAGCGCTGAGAAAAAGAGGGTAAACGACTTATCACTCTCATGGATACGTAACTTTCTGGCGACAGAAATGTCTTCTTCCAGATAATCGCTGCCGGCAAAGACAGGCTGGTTATCTACCAAAAGTTCGGTAAAGCACAACTTACCCGTCTGGTGCACAGAACGGTTTATGCCCTTTACAGCCATCATACCCGCATCGGTGCCCAGGAATATCTCGCCCTTGGCATTGCGGATGGCTCCATTGAAATAGAACTGCGAACTGATCAGACCGTCTTCACGGGAGAAACTGCAGAATGCCTCGGTCTTCGGATTGAAGATAGAGAGTCCGTTATCGGTAGCTATCCACAGCATACCCTGGTTATCCTCTACAATACCCTTCACGATATTGTTGGCAAGTCCGTTATTGGTGGTATACGACTTCACTTGAGTCTTTCCGTGTTTATCGCTGGTATAGCAATACAGACCGTAGCCGTTACTGCCCATCCATATCTTTCCATCCTTAGCCTGGCAGAAAGACAATATCTTATCGAAGACTCCACTCTTCGGATTGTCGAGTTTATACTGATGATACGTCACAGCGAAATCGCCCTTGCCATGAGCACGCGACTTGAGATCGACCTCTACCATTCCCTGCACGCACCCCATCAGGAGTTTGCCCTTTCGGGTTATCAGAGAACCGATGCAGCCGCGCACATTCAGGCATCCCTTGAAAGGTTCAATGAGTTGGCGGCGCTTCATATCATAGAAGAAGAGACCGTCATTGGTTCCGAGCCACATACCATCATTGATAGGATCGTAAGCCAAAGCACCGGCAAAGTTAAGTAAATGCTGATGCTTAGCATCTATCACCAGAGGAATAATCTTGTCCGGCTGACTGAGATTCATCACAGCAAAGCCCCTTCCCCAGGTACCAATCCAGAGCTGATTGCGGTTATCGGCTGCAAGAACCGAGACGGTATTATGCGGCAAACCGGAATTTGCCACCGTATAATGAACAAAGTTCATGCTGCCTGGAGTCAAGGCATTGAGACCTCCCTCTACTGTTCCTACCCACAGGGTTCCGTCGGCTGCCGCATACATGGCATTGACCGCATTAGGAGAGATACTGCCCGGGGTGGCGGGGTCGTGACGGTAGAATTCCAAATTCAGCTGACGTGGAGCCAACTTGATAACACCACCTGTCTCGGAACCTACCCATATCTGTCCGTTCTTAGAGAAAAGACTGTTGATAAAGTTGCTGCTCAGCGGATTCACAGCCGTAGCAGTGTTCCAATGTTCTATCTCTCCGGTCTTATCATTGAAGATATCTACGCCACAGAGCGTTCCTACCAGAAGTTTGTCATCTGGAGAAACGGCAAGGCTCGTCACTACTTCGTGCTGGAGCGAATGGTCGGTAGCAGAACAATGGAATTCCTGCTTACCACTATTAAACAATCCGCGATTCGTACCCATCCATATCTTGCCATGATAATAAATAAGCGCCCCCCCATACCGACCTTCGAGCGGAGGGAA
This genomic interval carries:
- a CDS encoding two-component regulator propeller domain-containing protein, whose amino-acid sequence is MIRYILSIISILFITLSSWAQGGLPSRYNVSYLNMAAGMPNNFADDIFQDSYGFVWISTHGGGLVRYDGFNFMNFGLGSVGISLRSNSCRNVCEDPFKRLWIAFEEGPQVLDLNTMQPVVPLCENSRVEAQLNKVFKNLCTRIYCDAKGNIWMLSVNQLTRFGFNEKGEVSSVLSTSYPYNAPDLGICDVYRRGTVVLCNNGVVSEFSVKNNQLVAKNISSLFPPLEGRYGGALIYYHGKIWMGTNRGLFNSGKQEFHCSATDHSLQHEVVTSLAVSPDDKLLVGTLCGVDIFNDKTGEIEHWNTATAVNPLSSNFINSLFSKNGQIWVGSETGGVIKLAPRQLNLEFYRHDPATPGSISPNAVNAMYAAADGTLWVGTVEGGLNALTPGSMNFVHYTVANSGLPHNTVSVLAADNRNQLWIGTWGRGFAVMNLSQPDKIIPLVIDAKHQHLLNFAGALAYDPINDGMWLGTNDGLFFYDMKRRQLIEPFKGCLNVRGCIGSLITRKGKLLMGCVQGMVEVDLKSRAHGKGDFAVTYHQYKLDNPKSGVFDKILSFCQAKDGKIWMGSNGYGLYCYTSDKHGKTQVKSYTTNNGLANNIVKGIVEDNQGMLWIATDNGLSIFNPKTEAFCSFSREDGLISSQFYFNGAIRNAKGEIFLGTDAGMMAVKGINRSVHQTGKLCFTELLVDNQPVFAGSDYLEEDISVARKLRIHESDKSFTLFFSALNYGSETQGVYLYRMKGYENEWVQLKAGQHSVRYSTLPAGDYKFEVKYIPSINSDKEQVISVEVQITPYFWKSWWFVTLIIIGIIALLQYAYVRRLNKMREEEVEALYRPIEAAMKESDEPEKLQSRIQMILQNQKRYQDSQIKSIEADRKMVEENTRPFMEEVMDVMEKNYDNSEFGVQELADALGISRSVLSKNLSKETGLPTAQFIRNYRLDISRKMMADKTSNRNITEIAYRVGFNDPKYFTRCFTKQFGISPTAYKDQLDSQGSDMG